Proteins co-encoded in one Kutzneria chonburiensis genomic window:
- a CDS encoding polymorphic toxin-type HINT domain-containing protein, with protein sequence MSAAGVGRPRARGVRSTVNLLVVVLVVGLFGPTAAQVTPPLFGDLHALVDALSLAPKQHWGSAADAASQQPGEHDHIVATTAGNQQAARGLLADYPAIKFPSARPKANTASATVGPTSVRGFDPATSKEVPAQRGRNESTYRNADGTQTTEFSKDPVNYRKPDGTWQAIDTTLVPDGSDWRNAADDVSTRFAGHAGGSGMVSFAVDGDHVFGYGLDGAQPVAGQTQGGTVTYPGVLADTDLRLDVQPGGVKESLVLASRNAPHSFLFPLQLKGLTAKLVDGRIALVDAAGKERASVPAGSMTDSSRNPHTGDAATSSGVSYHLVSGGLRVDLDQNWLNDPARQYPVVVDPTVASPAASAAMYVQNGVQNDGGAEVKAGFDGADNIHAATYLKFDGIENTLRNEKIFGAQLWLVNDWSWSCQPRPVYVHAVTSPWSNNPSFGPELSEASFAHGYIASGQSRSNCPVAGEGIDLGSAGRDVVQAWVNGTMPNYGLTVRGSDTDSYGWKKFTGSRTANPPKLFVTHTPFNADYNITQPVPNPPITRTQGGQIKITVTNRGVDTWTPDAYALGYRVYTSDGRPVASKEAGQLPGNVARGQTVNLDATIQALDPGDYYLDFSMLKRGGPFFTDEQIPPARLVLRVYNIPPVVRAQYPPNGYSAPTLIPQLWADAVKVDAPANSSLQYRFEVCEQDSAGNPANCFDSGHISANRWALPAGKLVWSKTYLWRAFAFDGTNESQTLPYSALLTAVPQPEITSHLGNAPYSTDSNDFDPQVGNFYRSALDAALGFVGPAVSVARTYNSLDSRRTNVFGEGWATQYDMSVAPDNDGSGNVVVTYPDGQQVRFGLNPDGTYAPPQGRYATLSHPSATVWDVVDKAATKYEFVDNKLSTIADSQGRTIVFTYSGGKLAAVRRQSQQAGQTSLGLSFTWTGAHVTTVTIEQASGTAPTWIYSYDGDKLTKVCDPLSNCTTYNYEAGSHYRSAVIDGKPDSYWRLGDTSGADATSEVGVNLGADKGTYKDVTLGAAGPVAGSTGATLNGTSSVITLPDGTLRKDRNLAVSLWFRTTKSGPLVGYQNKPLGGDTAPTAAAPMLYVGTDGKLRGQIWTDHVAPIATSGAVNDGRWHQVVLTGAMTTQSMYLDGNLVGSLDGAINGLDMANNQLGADFIIGPGSWPGTTGGQWQYYSGDIAEVAFYEHPLGQPAIAAQFAAAAGSDELNKITLPSGKVGAAATYDVAHDRVRQYTDANGGVWTLAVPTITGSADNPIKVASVSDPAGRPHEYDYDPLRGRIVRSIAPLGQGVRPEDTPGSTTTTTTAPPTTTCTTPTNGGPVLCGGPVGGGPTWVGGPVSGEGVRAYSYDSSGYQNTITDENGDQVTLAYDKRGNVVSKKTCRTTQIDCQTAYVDYYLNAASATDPRNDKAIATRDARSANATDTTYLTSVSYTATGLLDTQTTADGGKVKHTYTTGSEGISPSTGMSGTSPSACPCVPAGLVMTSTDAMGAVTTYNYFLDGTLAQAISPSGLVTKYTYDAQGRVLTQTQISDSQPAGVTTQFTYDVLSRLRTVTQPATTDAVTGVKHTARSTTTYDADGNVAKTEVTDLTGGDKPRSVTYEYDSHNLVSKQTDALGNVTSYGHDTFGNRVWMVDPAGTKTKYLYTARNQIAEVVLVGWTGAALSGVSGSGGDGSGDTSPGQDLPLRSYAYDLGGRLVRDTDAMGRTTKYTYYNDDLVHQVVQVGFHSDNTTRDIVLHDYSYDAAGKVVKDVAGGGKATTVTTYDAVGRIATTTVDPTVLARKTRYAYNLNGAVTSVVRTGNSSNAGTFSPSTTEIVDYGYDLAGRQTSQVVHNSPTNLTTAYAYDQRGLVTATIDPRGNVPNADRAAYTTNVSYDELGRQVGVTLPPVSVESNGGQPSPQRPVTTYGLDTFGEQIAVKDPVGNVSRIEYDQGARPVTRIAPSYTAPGTTTTITPTTTATYDSLGHVATVTDPRGNVTKHAYDQLGRLVSTEEPGARTSVFQYDNNGELLQTTVPGGATTTATYDDLGRMATSTQVERVPQPAAYTTTYGYDDIGHLTSVTTPAGETSTAKFDGAGEQISATDAAGVTTQHGYDLAGRTVLVSDASSLNHWTKYDLAGRPVSTSDWKGGSTHLRDTAAGYDPAGNLLSTTDALNHTTTFSYNAVNQITQQTQPVADSKSITTTYGYDLAGRASRLTDGRGNSTITTYNSLGLAESVIEPATATEPAATWTAGYDAAGNVVGVTAPGGVAATSTFDDHNRLKKQTGSGAEAATADRVLDYDEAGRLKSVSAPGGSITAAYDDRGDVLSTTGSGADSTFTYDADARMATRSDASGQAVYHYTGGRLASVQDGITGVVQTAHYNAVGDIDNIAYSSGQSRGYTYDDLGRLHSDTTKTAGGSVTAAVTYNYDNADNLTEKDTAGTAGAGTNTYGYDYAGRMLSWTASGKTVSYGWDDAGNRVQNGAKTASYDQRNRLLSDGDYTYTYTPRGTMASRTSSGLTEKMSFDAFDRMIGDGSSSYTYDGLDRLAGRNGQAFSYSGLADQIAGDGVSTYSRAPGGELLAAGNGNDKQLTISDKHDDVIAGFAPGDGNTGLSHSAAYDPFGQLTATSGTQQSIGFQGAYTDPDTAQVHMGARWYNPSTGDFDSRDSIQIASNPNRYTYADSAPINYTDPSGHCPCIVLIGLAFTAVTGIAVGAETIFAPPPPSPKGFWHGVKNIHFIGPCGGCGGGGGNPPQPGTSSGPPNGGGHGPGPGVSGSCSGKACSYGPAPTPDPAIAARQAQQQAAQNNPIQVPEALQQPHYAQQSPPVSSSPSLPANQVGQSTNVVGDNATQAQQLQQAVAGNQPVIQSIQDAPSDLTPTNCSTCIGGRAPLGDRLEAGGHTWLDITSLVPGVGSVAGGLNAVWYGIEGDWANAVPAGISAIPFASDAKFVTSLAGDADRVAPRLGEHLDSGPCIPGANSFAGDTKVEMSDGSTKPIDSVEVGDQVRATDPTTGKSANEPVTDVIVGQGLKHLVDVVVTDHGESDSVTATDNHPFWVVDLARWVNAGQLKVGQHLLTDDGRTVVVGRLRAHDEITRVYNLTVDTLHTYYVLAGETSVLVHNAGCKFWSLTDYNGQRVYQRDDLVNPSYVSPADKYGRSNLKRMQQGLAPMGPDDKPLNLHHMLQTQDGPIAEVTNSMHFGNYNQLHWKSGTKIPSGIDRDAFNTWKSQYWKDRAAGFK encoded by the coding sequence GTGTCTGCTGCCGGTGTCGGACGTCCGCGTGCGCGTGGGGTCCGCAGCACGGTCAACCTGCTCGTCGTCGTCCTGGTCGTGGGCCTCTTCGGGCCGACGGCTGCTCAGGTCACGCCGCCGTTGTTCGGCGACCTGCACGCGCTCGTGGACGCGTTGTCCTTGGCGCCCAAGCAGCATTGGGGCTCGGCTGCGGACGCCGCCAGTCAGCAACCTGGCGAGCATGACCACATCGTGGCCACCACGGCCGGCAACCAGCAGGCCGCCCGCGGCCTGCTGGCCGACTATCCGGCGATCAAGTTCCCGTCGGCCCGGCCGAAGGCAAACACCGCCAGCGCCACTGTCGGCCCGACCTCGGTGCGCGGCTTCGATCCGGCCACCAGCAAGGAAGTCCCCGCCCAGCGCGGCCGAAACGAGTCCACCTACCGCAACGCCGACGGCACGCAGACCACCGAGTTCAGCAAGGACCCGGTCAACTACCGCAAGCCTGACGGCACGTGGCAGGCGATCGACACCACCCTGGTGCCCGACGGCAGCGACTGGCGCAACGCAGCCGACGACGTCTCAACCCGTTTCGCCGGCCACGCCGGCGGCAGCGGCATGGTCAGCTTCGCCGTCGACGGCGACCACGTGTTCGGCTACGGCCTCGACGGCGCGCAGCCGGTGGCCGGGCAGACCCAGGGCGGCACGGTCACCTACCCCGGTGTCCTGGCCGACACCGACCTGCGGCTGGATGTCCAGCCCGGCGGCGTCAAGGAATCGCTGGTGCTGGCCTCGCGCAACGCGCCGCACAGCTTCCTGTTCCCGTTGCAGCTCAAGGGTTTGACCGCCAAGCTGGTGGACGGCCGGATCGCACTGGTCGACGCCGCGGGCAAGGAACGGGCCAGCGTCCCGGCCGGCTCGATGACCGACTCCAGTCGCAACCCGCACACCGGCGACGCCGCCACCTCCAGCGGCGTCAGCTACCACCTCGTGTCCGGCGGCCTGCGCGTCGACCTGGACCAGAACTGGCTCAACGACCCCGCACGGCAGTACCCGGTGGTCGTCGACCCGACAGTGGCCAGCCCCGCCGCCAGCGCGGCCATGTATGTGCAGAACGGCGTTCAGAACGACGGCGGCGCCGAGGTGAAGGCCGGCTTCGACGGCGCCGACAACATCCACGCCGCCACCTACTTGAAGTTCGACGGCATCGAGAACACCCTGCGCAACGAGAAGATTTTCGGCGCGCAGCTGTGGCTGGTCAACGACTGGTCCTGGTCGTGCCAGCCGAGGCCGGTGTACGTGCACGCGGTTACCTCGCCGTGGAGCAACAATCCCAGCTTCGGTCCGGAGTTGTCCGAGGCGTCGTTCGCGCACGGCTACATCGCCTCCGGGCAGAGCAGGTCCAACTGTCCGGTCGCCGGCGAAGGCATCGACCTCGGGTCTGCTGGCCGCGATGTGGTGCAGGCGTGGGTCAACGGCACCATGCCCAACTACGGCCTGACGGTTCGCGGCTCCGACACCGACAGCTACGGCTGGAAGAAGTTCACCGGCTCCAGGACCGCCAACCCGCCCAAGCTGTTCGTGACGCACACGCCGTTCAACGCCGACTACAACATCACCCAGCCGGTGCCGAACCCGCCGATCACCCGCACGCAGGGCGGCCAGATCAAGATCACGGTGACCAACCGCGGCGTGGACACCTGGACTCCCGACGCCTACGCGCTGGGCTACCGCGTCTACACCAGCGATGGCCGGCCGGTTGCGTCCAAGGAAGCCGGACAGCTGCCCGGAAATGTCGCGCGCGGCCAGACCGTCAACCTGGACGCCACCATTCAGGCTCTGGATCCGGGCGACTATTACCTCGACTTCAGCATGCTCAAGCGGGGCGGTCCGTTCTTCACCGACGAGCAGATCCCGCCGGCCCGGCTGGTACTGCGGGTGTACAATATTCCGCCGGTCGTGCGCGCCCAGTACCCGCCCAACGGTTACTCAGCGCCCACGTTGATCCCGCAGCTGTGGGCCGACGCCGTGAAGGTCGACGCCCCGGCGAACAGCTCCCTGCAGTACCGCTTCGAGGTCTGTGAGCAGGACAGCGCCGGCAACCCGGCCAACTGCTTCGATTCCGGGCACATCTCCGCCAACAGGTGGGCCCTGCCGGCCGGAAAGCTGGTGTGGAGCAAGACCTATCTCTGGCGGGCCTTCGCGTTCGACGGCACCAACGAGAGCCAGACGCTGCCCTACAGCGCGCTGCTGACGGCGGTGCCGCAGCCGGAGATCACCTCGCACCTGGGCAACGCGCCGTACAGCACGGATAGCAACGACTTCGACCCTCAGGTCGGCAACTTCTACCGCAGCGCGCTGGACGCCGCGCTCGGGTTCGTCGGTCCCGCGGTCTCCGTCGCCCGTACGTACAACAGCCTGGATTCACGGCGCACCAACGTTTTCGGCGAAGGTTGGGCGACCCAGTACGACATGTCGGTGGCGCCAGACAACGACGGCTCCGGCAATGTCGTGGTCACCTATCCCGACGGGCAACAGGTCCGGTTCGGCCTCAACCCGGACGGCACGTACGCGCCGCCGCAGGGCCGCTACGCGACGCTGTCCCACCCCAGCGCCACCGTGTGGGACGTCGTCGACAAGGCCGCCACCAAGTACGAGTTCGTGGACAACAAGCTGTCCACGATCGCGGACAGTCAGGGCCGCACGATCGTCTTCACCTACAGCGGCGGCAAGCTCGCTGCCGTGCGCCGGCAGTCGCAGCAGGCAGGACAGACCAGTCTCGGCCTGAGCTTCACGTGGACCGGTGCGCACGTCACCACGGTCACCATCGAGCAGGCCAGCGGCACGGCACCGACCTGGATCTACAGCTACGACGGGGACAAACTGACCAAGGTCTGCGACCCGCTGTCCAACTGCACGACCTACAACTACGAGGCGGGCTCGCACTATCGGAGTGCCGTGATCGACGGCAAGCCCGACTCGTACTGGCGTCTCGGCGACACTTCCGGCGCAGACGCGACGAGCGAAGTCGGCGTCAACCTCGGCGCCGACAAGGGCACGTACAAGGACGTCACGCTCGGTGCCGCCGGGCCGGTCGCGGGCTCGACCGGAGCCACGTTGAACGGCACGTCCTCTGTGATCACGTTGCCTGACGGCACCCTGCGCAAGGATCGCAACCTTGCCGTGTCGCTGTGGTTCCGGACAACCAAATCGGGCCCATTGGTCGGATACCAGAACAAGCCCCTGGGAGGTGACACCGCGCCGACCGCCGCCGCGCCGATGCTCTATGTCGGCACCGACGGCAAGCTGCGTGGGCAGATCTGGACCGACCACGTCGCGCCGATCGCCACCAGCGGGGCCGTCAACGACGGCAGGTGGCATCAGGTTGTGCTCACCGGTGCGATGACGACGCAGTCCATGTACCTGGACGGCAACCTCGTCGGCTCCCTGGACGGAGCCATCAACGGCCTGGACATGGCCAACAACCAGCTCGGCGCCGACTTCATCATCGGCCCGGGCAGCTGGCCGGGCACGACCGGCGGGCAATGGCAGTACTACAGCGGCGACATCGCCGAGGTCGCGTTCTACGAGCACCCGCTCGGCCAGCCCGCCATCGCCGCGCAGTTCGCGGCGGCCGCCGGCAGCGACGAGCTCAACAAGATCACTCTGCCCAGCGGGAAGGTCGGCGCGGCAGCCACCTACGACGTTGCCCATGACCGCGTGCGCCAGTACACCGACGCGAACGGCGGCGTGTGGACGCTGGCCGTGCCGACCATCACCGGCTCCGCGGACAACCCGATCAAGGTCGCCTCGGTCAGCGATCCGGCCGGCCGGCCGCACGAGTACGACTACGATCCGCTGCGCGGGCGCATCGTGCGGTCCATCGCCCCGCTGGGCCAGGGCGTGCGCCCGGAGGACACACCGGGCAGCACGACCACCACGACCACAGCCCCACCCACCACCACTTGCACCACACCGACCAACGGCGGCCCGGTCCTCTGCGGCGGCCCGGTCGGCGGCGGCCCCACGTGGGTCGGCGGCCCGGTCTCCGGCGAGGGCGTGCGGGCCTACTCGTACGACTCGAGCGGCTACCAGAACACCATCACCGACGAGAACGGCGACCAGGTCACCCTCGCCTACGACAAGCGCGGCAACGTCGTCTCCAAGAAGACGTGCCGTACCACGCAGATCGATTGCCAAACGGCTTACGTCGACTACTACCTCAACGCCGCCAGTGCGACGGATCCCCGCAATGACAAGGCGATCGCGACTCGGGATGCGCGGTCGGCGAACGCGACCGATACCACGTACCTGACTTCCGTGTCGTACACGGCAACCGGTTTGCTCGACACGCAGACCACTGCCGATGGTGGCAAGGTCAAGCACACGTACACCACCGGGAGCGAGGGCATCAGCCCGTCCACGGGGATGTCCGGTACCTCGCCCAGCGCGTGTCCCTGTGTGCCCGCCGGTCTGGTGATGACCTCGACCGACGCCATGGGCGCGGTGACGACGTACAACTACTTCCTTGACGGCACCCTCGCACAGGCCATCAGCCCGTCTGGCCTGGTCACGAAGTACACCTATGACGCTCAGGGGCGGGTGCTGACCCAGACCCAGATCTCGGACAGCCAGCCCGCCGGCGTCACCACGCAGTTCACCTACGACGTCCTGTCCCGCCTCCGCACGGTGACACAGCCGGCCACCACTGACGCCGTCACCGGGGTCAAGCACACCGCGCGAAGCACGACCACGTACGACGCCGACGGCAACGTCGCCAAGACCGAGGTCACCGACCTGACCGGCGGTGACAAGCCGCGCTCGGTCACCTACGAGTACGACTCACACAACCTGGTCAGCAAGCAGACCGACGCACTGGGCAACGTCACCAGCTACGGCCACGACACCTTCGGCAACCGCGTGTGGATGGTCGACCCCGCCGGCACCAAGACGAAGTACCTCTACACGGCACGCAACCAGATCGCCGAGGTGGTGCTCGTCGGGTGGACGGGCGCCGCGCTGAGCGGGGTATCCGGCAGCGGCGGCGACGGCAGTGGCGACACATCGCCCGGACAGGACCTGCCGTTGCGCTCGTACGCCTACGACCTCGGCGGGCGCCTGGTGCGTGACACCGATGCCATGGGGCGCACCACGAAGTACACGTACTACAACGACGACCTGGTGCACCAGGTCGTCCAGGTGGGCTTCCACTCGGACAACACCACCCGCGACATCGTGCTGCACGACTACAGCTACGACGCCGCCGGCAAGGTGGTCAAGGACGTCGCCGGCGGCGGCAAGGCCACCACCGTGACCACGTACGACGCTGTCGGCCGCATCGCCACCACGACCGTCGATCCCACCGTCCTGGCGCGCAAGACGCGTTACGCGTACAACCTCAACGGCGCTGTGACCAGCGTGGTTCGCACCGGCAACAGCTCCAACGCCGGCACGTTCTCGCCCTCCACCACCGAGATCGTCGACTACGGCTACGACCTCGCCGGACGGCAGACGAGCCAGGTGGTACACAACAGCCCCACTAACCTGACCACGGCGTACGCATACGATCAGCGCGGCCTGGTCACCGCCACGATCGACCCACGGGGCAATGTCCCCAACGCCGACCGCGCGGCGTACACCACCAACGTCAGCTACGACGAACTCGGTCGACAGGTCGGTGTGACGCTGCCGCCGGTGTCCGTGGAGTCCAACGGCGGCCAGCCGAGCCCGCAGCGGCCGGTCACCACGTACGGTCTGGACACGTTCGGCGAGCAGATCGCGGTCAAGGACCCGGTCGGCAACGTAAGTCGCATCGAGTACGACCAGGGTGCCCGTCCGGTCACCCGGATCGCGCCGAGCTATACCGCACCCGGCACGACCACGACGATTACCCCGACCACGACGGCCACGTACGACTCGCTCGGTCATGTCGCCACGGTGACCGATCCCCGAGGCAACGTGACCAAGCACGCCTACGACCAGCTCGGCCGGCTCGTGAGTACCGAGGAGCCTGGGGCGCGAACCTCCGTGTTCCAGTACGACAACAACGGCGAACTGCTGCAGACCACCGTGCCTGGCGGTGCGACGACCACCGCCACGTACGACGACCTCGGCCGGATGGCCACCTCCACCCAGGTCGAACGAGTCCCGCAGCCCGCGGCGTACACCACCACCTACGGCTACGACGACATCGGCCACCTGACCTCCGTGACCACGCCGGCCGGCGAGACGTCGACGGCGAAGTTCGACGGGGCCGGCGAGCAGATCAGCGCCACCGATGCCGCCGGCGTCACCACCCAGCACGGCTACGACCTGGCCGGCCGGACCGTGCTGGTCTCGGACGCATCGAGCCTCAACCACTGGACAAAGTACGACCTGGCCGGCCGGCCGGTGTCCACTTCGGACTGGAAGGGCGGCAGCACCCACCTGCGGGACACGGCGGCGGGCTACGACCCGGCCGGAAACCTGTTGTCGACCACCGACGCCCTCAACCACACCACCACGTTCAGCTACAACGCGGTCAACCAGATCACGCAGCAGACACAACCGGTCGCCGACTCGAAGTCGATCACCACGACGTACGGCTACGACCTGGCCGGACGGGCGTCCCGGCTCACCGACGGCCGCGGCAATTCCACCATCACCACCTACAACAGCCTCGGTCTGGCGGAATCGGTTATCGAGCCTGCTACCGCGACCGAGCCGGCCGCGACCTGGACGGCCGGCTACGACGCCGCCGGCAACGTCGTCGGTGTCACCGCTCCCGGCGGTGTCGCCGCCACGAGCACGTTCGACGACCACAACCGCCTGAAGAAGCAGACCGGCAGCGGCGCCGAAGCCGCCACCGCCGACCGCGTCCTCGACTACGACGAAGCCGGCCGACTCAAGTCGGTCTCCGCGCCGGGTGGTTCGATCACCGCCGCCTACGACGACCGGGGCGACGTCCTGTCAACCACGGGCAGCGGCGCGGACTCCACGTTCACCTACGACGCCGACGCCCGCATGGCCACCCGGTCCGACGCGTCCGGCCAGGCCGTCTACCACTACACGGGCGGGCGGCTCGCCAGCGTCCAGGACGGCATCACCGGCGTCGTGCAGACCGCGCACTACAACGCGGTCGGCGACATCGACAACATCGCCTACTCGTCCGGGCAGTCACGTGGCTACACCTATGACGACCTTGGACGCCTGCACTCCGACACCACCAAGACCGCCGGCGGCTCCGTTACCGCGGCCGTCACCTACAACTACGACAACGCCGACAACCTGACGGAGAAGGACACCGCCGGCACCGCGGGAGCGGGCACCAACACCTACGGCTACGACTACGCCGGCCGGATGCTCTCGTGGACCGCCAGCGGCAAGACCGTCTCGTACGGTTGGGACGACGCCGGCAACCGGGTGCAGAACGGCGCCAAGACCGCGAGCTACGACCAGCGCAACCGGCTGTTGTCCGACGGCGACTACACCTACACGTACACGCCTCGGGGCACCATGGCCTCGCGGACCAGCTCCGGTCTGACCGAGAAGATGTCCTTCGACGCCTTCGACCGCATGATCGGCGACGGTTCGTCGAGCTACACCTACGACGGCCTCGACCGCCTCGCCGGCCGCAACGGGCAGGCATTCAGCTACTCCGGCCTGGCCGACCAGATCGCCGGCGACGGCGTCTCCACCTACAGCCGTGCCCCCGGCGGCGAGTTGCTCGCTGCTGGCAACGGCAATGACAAGCAGTTGACGATTTCCGACAAGCACGATGACGTGATTGCGGGCTTCGCCCCTGGCGACGGCAACACCGGGCTATCGCACTCGGCCGCGTACGACCCATTCGGCCAGCTGACCGCGACTTCCGGCACCCAACAGTCGATCGGTTTCCAGGGTGCCTACACCGATCCTGACACCGCCCAGGTGCACATGGGTGCGCGTTGGTACAACCCGTCCACCGGCGACTTCGACTCCCGAGACAGCATTCAGATTGCGAGCAACCCGAACCGCTACACGTACGCCGACAGCGCCCCGATCAACTACACCGACCCCTCCGGCCACTGCCCGTGCATCGTGCTGATCGGGCTGGCTTTTACCGCTGTTACCGGTATTGCCGTTGGTGCTGAGACCATCTTCGCGCCGCCGCCGCCGTCGCCCAAGGGTTTCTGGCATGGCGTCAAGAACATCCACTTCATCGGTCCCTGCGGCGGCTGCGGTGGCGGCGGTGGTAACCCGCCGCAGCCTGGGACGTCCAGCGGTCCACCAAACGGTGGCGGACATGGCCCGGGGCCTGGAGTCTCAGGCAGTTGTTCGGGCAAAGCCTGTAGCTACGGGCCCGCGCCAACACCTGACCCCGCGATTGCCGCACGGCAGGCGCAACAGCAGGCCGCGCAGAACAATCCGATCCAGGTGCCCGAGGCGTTGCAGCAGCCGCACTACGCGCAACAGTCGCCGCCGGTGTCGTCTTCCCCGTCGCTGCCGGCCAACCAGGTCGGACAGTCAACGAACGTCGTGGGGGACAACGCGACGCAAGCACAGCAGTTGCAGCAGGCGGTGGCTGGTAATCAACCAGTGATCCAATCCATCCAGGACGCTCCGTCCGACCTCACCCCAACCAACTGCTCGACCTGCATCGGCGGTCGTGCGCCGTTGGGTGATCGGCTTGAAGCGGGTGGTCACACTTGGCTGGACATCACATCCCTGGTGCCGGGCGTGGGTTCGGTCGCCGGCGGGCTCAACGCGGTTTGGTACGGCATCGAGGGTGACTGGGCGAATGCTGTGCCCGCCGGCATCAGCGCCATCCCGTTCGCCAGTGACGCCAAGTTCGTGACCAGCTTGGCCGGCGACGCCGATCGTGTCGCGCCCCGGCTCGGTGAGCACCTCGACAGCGGACCGTGTATCCCCGGCGCAAACAGTTTCGCTGGTGACACCAAGGTAGAAATGTCCGACGGCTCTACCAAGCCGATCGACTCCGTCGAGGTCGGCGACCAGGTCCGCGCCACTGACCCCACCACCGGCAAGTCCGCCAACGAGCCCGTCACCGACGTCATCGTCGGTCAGGGGCTCAAACATCTCGTCGATGTCGTCGTCACTGATCACGGCGAATCCGACTCGGTCACTGCCACCGACAATCACCCCTTCTGGGTGGTGGACCTCGCCCGATGGGTGAATGCCGGCCAGCTCAAGGTCGGCCAGCACCTGCTCACCGATGACGGCCGTACCGTCGTCGTCGGCCGCCTTCGCGCTCACGACGAGATCACCCGCGTTTACAACCTCACCGTCGACACCCTCCATACCTACTACGTGCTGGCCGGCGAGACGTCGGTCCTGGTTCACAACGCAGGCTGCAAGTTCTGGTCACTGACCGACTACAATGGTCAGCGTGTTTACCAGCGAGATGACTTAGTTAACCCGAGCTACGTCTCGCCGGCAGACAAGTACGGTCGAAGCAATCTTAAGAGAATGCAGCAGGGACTGGCTCCGATGGGGCCGGACGACAAGCCGCTCAACCTCCATCACATGCTCCAGACGCAGGACGGGCCGATCGCCGAGGTGACGAACTCCATGCACTTCGGGAACTACAATCAGTTACACTGGAAGTCGGGCACCAAGATCCCAAGTGGCATCGATCGTGATGCATTTAATACCTGGAAATCTCAGTACTGGAAAGACAGGGCGGCGGGGTTCAAATGA
- a CDS encoding SMI1/KNR4 family protein: MTSAIEASERLIELVRGNDDIANHADGCDAEMLAAAERELGVAFPPSYRRVVEEFGTWDIAGEEFLGVYQTGAMGRKLLGSVTETLDARDRYGMPSDLIGVMFDGMGGLIVLDSSQVDSGGDYPVLVWNPGVTDRRDMERLGEDFGSFALSLCSRAVTRWRESS, encoded by the coding sequence ATGACGAGCGCTATCGAGGCCAGTGAGCGTCTGATCGAACTGGTTCGTGGCAATGATGACATCGCGAACCATGCGGATGGATGTGACGCCGAGATGCTCGCTGCCGCCGAGCGTGAGCTGGGCGTCGCGTTCCCGCCCTCGTACCGGCGGGTGGTTGAAGAGTTCGGGACCTGGGATATCGCTGGCGAAGAGTTTCTTGGTGTATATCAGACTGGGGCTATGGGGCGGAAGCTGCTGGGTTCTGTAACTGAGACTCTGGATGCTCGCGACCGGTATGGAATGCCGTCCGACCTGATCGGCGTGATGTTCGACGGAATGGGTGGCTTGATTGTTCTTGACTCGTCCCAGGTGGACTCGGGGGGCGATTATCCGGTCCTTGTTTGGAATCCTGGCGTAACGGACCGTCGTGATATGGAGAGGCTTGGAGAGGATTTTGGTTCGTTTGCGCTTTCTCTGTGCAGTCGGGCTGTGACTCGCTGGCGAGAATCCAGTTGA
- a CDS encoding MFS transporter gives MHGIFVVQLDVALINVALEAIRRSIGGGLGWEQRMAAGYTIVLAAGMLTAGSLGDRYGLRRIYMLGAVLFGVGPHCARWRRPRPSRSSRAVEASAPPR, from the coding sequence GTGCATGGGATTTTCGTCGTCCAACTCGACGTGGCCTTGATCAACGTGGCCCTCGAGGCCATCCGCCGCAGCATCGGCGGCGGTCTTGGCTGGGAGCAGCGGATGGCGGCTGGCTACACCATCGTGTTGGCCGCCGGCATGCTCACCGCCGGCTCGCTCGGCGATCGCTACGGCTTGCGGCGGATCTACATGCTCGGTGCGGTCTTGTTCGGCGTCGGTCCGCATTGTGCCCGTTGGCGCCGACCACGCCCCTCCCGATCATCGCGTGCCGTGGAGGCGTCGGCGCCGCCGCGATAA
- a CDS encoding ArsR/SmtB family transcription factor: MSRPLYQLKAEFFKTLGHPARIRVLELLSQREHAVAEMLPEVGIEAANLSQQLAVLRRAGLVATRKEGSNVYYSLTSPQVAELLAVARSILTGVLSGQVELLADLRKPSEA; this comes from the coding sequence GTGAGCAGGCCGCTGTACCAGCTGAAGGCCGAGTTCTTCAAGACGCTCGGGCATCCCGCGCGGATCCGGGTGCTCGAGCTGCTAAGCCAGCGTGAGCACGCCGTCGCCGAGATGCTGCCCGAGGTCGGGATCGAGGCCGCCAACCTCTCCCAGCAGCTGGCCGTGCTGCGCCGCGCCGGTCTCGTGGCCACCCGCAAGGAAGGCTCGAACGTCTACTACTCGTTGACCAGCCCCCAGGTGGCCGAGCTGCTCGCAGTCGCCCGATCCATCCTCACCGGCGTGCTGTCCGGCCAGGTCGAGCTGTTGGCCGACCTGCGCAAGCCCTCCGAGGCGTAG